CTGACTTCATTGGGCTTTTTGGTATAAGGTTTGTCAGGGAAGATGCTTATCCACACTTTTGCTCCCTTCCTGAGGGCACGCACAAGGGCTATCCTCGCCGCCTCTATCTGTCTTTGGGTTATCCAGTGGGATTCCAGCGCCTGTATGCCGTATTCACCAAAGGCAAGTTTGTTGCCTCTAAAAGCTTTTCCTTTTAAGGTTCCTCTCTGTGTTTTCCTAAACTTGGTTTTTTTTGGTGCTAAAAAAGACATACCTTATACCTCCTTTTCCGCCTTTTTGAGGTCTTCCTCTATCTTCTTTATAATTTCCTCCTTTCCACCTTTGAGGATATCACCTTTGTATATCCAGACTTTTACGCCAAGAACACCGTACTTGGTTTGAGCGGTGGCATAACCGTAGTCTATGTCAGCTCTGAGGGTTTGAAGGGGCATCCTTCCTACCAGAAACCATTCCGCTCTTGCCAGCTCCGCACCGCCTATCCTTCCCTTAACTTGAACTTTGACCCCTTTTGCACCAGCTTTGAAAGCGTTGTCTATTGCCCTCTTCATGGCTCTCCTATGAGATACGCGCCTTTCAATCTGAAGGGCTATCTCTTCCGCCACTAACTGAGCATCAAGCTCTGGGACTCTCACCTCATCAACGGTTATGGTAACATCCTTACCTACTGCGATGCTTTCTATGTCCTTTTTAAGCTGCTCTACCTCCGCTCCCTTTCTTCCTATGATTATGCCCGGTCTTGCCGCAAGTATTCTAACTTTAACCTTTTCTGCAGCTCTCTCTATAATCACCTTGGAGACGCCTGCAGAGGCATACCTCCTTTTTATGTAATCCTTTATGTTTATGTCCTCATGAAGTAGCTTTGTGTAATCTCTTTTACTGGCAAACCACTTGGAGTTCCAGTCCTTTATAACGCCTATCCTAAAACCTATGGGATGCGTCTTCTGTCCCATTTACTGCTCCTCCTTTTTCTCCTCTAACACTATGGTTATGTGAG
The DNA window shown above is from Hydrogenobacter thermophilus TK-6 and carries:
- the rplP gene encoding 50S ribosomal protein L16 yields the protein MSFLAPKKTKFRKTQRGTLKGKAFRGNKLAFGEYGIQALESHWITQRQIEAARIALVRALRKGAKVWISIFPDKPYTKKPNEVRMGGGKGDPEGFVAVVKPGRVLFEFSGVPESVAEEAFRLVSAKLPIKVRLLKAGGSLT
- the rpsC gene encoding 30S ribosomal protein S3; protein product: MGQKTHPIGFRIGVIKDWNSKWFASKRDYTKLLHEDINIKDYIKRRYASAGVSKVIIERAAEKVKVRILAARPGIIIGRKGAEVEQLKKDIESIAVGKDVTITVDEVRVPELDAQLVAEEIALQIERRVSHRRAMKRAIDNAFKAGAKGVKVQVKGRIGGAELARAEWFLVGRMPLQTLRADIDYGYATAQTKYGVLGVKVWIYKGDILKGGKEEIIKKIEEDLKKAEKEV